TGGCAATCAGTTCTTCACGCAATTGCATGAAATTATAAATCTCACCGTTGAAAATCAGGACCGAGGACTCATCTTCGTTATATAGCGGCTGATGGCCTGCCTCGAGGTCGATAATGCTCAGACGCCGGAATCCGAGTGCTGCTTCGCCTTCTATAAACGTTCCTGAAGAATCCGGCCCCCGGTGTATGATTCGATCCATCATCTGTTCTAAAACAGCTGGAGTATTCTTAGCTTTTCCAATAAAGCCTGTAAATCCGCACAATTCCAAAACTCCATTCGCTTCTGTAGTAAGTGAACCACCTGGTAACTAATTTCACCAGGTACATTCCATCTTCTATTTTTTTGCTTATTTTTGCATTTTTCATGGTATGTTATCTGACTTACACTTCATTTTACACTTTGAAGTCCGAAAGAATTATATAACTTCATCCCTATTTTTACTAGTCTTGCTTAATTGAGAGCTCATAAATTTTTCCGTGGGCTCTGAATCTGCTGCTATCCACTGAAATAAGGATTCTCGTTTATTGTGCAAACAAAATTAATCCAAGAGATTGTAACCGCTCTGGTGCGTTCGTTGGGTATCATTTACAAGTTTCAGCCGTTGCCCATACGCCATCTTACACGGATATAAGCTGCTACATCTGCTATTTCATCTTCATTCATCGGCCGGTTATCGATAACGAGTGTATAACCACTCAACCCTTTCTTATTTTGTAGATCAAGCTCTACTTTACTCGTTGAACGGTTAAGCAGGAAACAGGTGATAGGGACCGCCTGATAGACGGTTGATAAAATGAGTTCTGTTTTTTGGTAGCACTTAATCGCCGATATTCTGCAAGCAAGTAGGGCAGGGCGATTGGATGGATATAAGAATGGCCCTGAATGATGACCCCTAATGCTTGGCGGATACTTTTTGCACTCACGCTTTTTAGTAGATAACCGACTGCTCCAGCTTGCAATGCCTGTGTAACTACTTCAGGGTCTGTATGCGTGGTTAGCACACCAACTCGTGCATTTGGATACATCGTCAGCAAATCCCAGATTGATGTGAAGCCGCCTTCTTGGATTAAAAACAGGATCTATAACCGCTATACCAGGTTGACGCTCTTCGTGTAGCTCAAGAATTCTTCTCCTGTCGCTCCTTCTGCCACTACTTTTACGAAGGAGTCTGCTTAGAGGAGGTATTTGAGGGCAGTTCTGAATAGGGGATGACAATCAAAATAGCAACTACAGACATGTAATCCTCGCTCCTCAGTGACGCTTTATTATACCTTTTTGCTATAAGAGTCAAACACGTCCTTGATGCTGCTTATCCAATGTATGCAGGGGCTGATTCGGAAGAACTGGCGAAAGGAATCGGCCATTACTCGAAAAGCGCTCGCCCAGAAATGGATCACAATACTGTGTTGGAAGGCGATCGGGATACAGTATTTCGTGAGTGAGGTTGGAGAAGGAGGTTACCTGATCGTAAAGACAGCAGCAGGGGAATTCACCTATCAAGTAAACAAGGTAAGAATCGGTGATGATATGGATAAGACGGTCATTGTTCCAATTGAAGAAACAAGGTTGATACTCATTGCCTGTTATCCACTCAATTTTATTGAGAACGCACCTAAACGGTATGTATTGGTCGCTGAGTTAATCAATTTGGCAGCGTATCAAACAAGTGAACCCCTCTATTTGCACTGTTTCTGTTTTAACTTGGTTTAAAATAAAGGAAGAAGGCTATCTCACCCTGAGCGAAAATTATAATCTAGTGAGACAGCCTTTTTCTGCATTTTAAAAATTAAACGGCATCTTTAATGCATGATTAAAGAAAAGAAAGTGTAATGTTGGCGAATCGGCCAATTATTTGATGATGACAGCTTGGCTTCCAAGCGCTTTGTAGCTCTCGAAAAATACATCTTCTGGGTGACTGAGCCGGCCTTTGAGCGGATCCATTACGTAAACCTCCCCATCCTCCCAGCCATCCAAGACTACGGTATGAAGGTTGATAAACGAAGGATGAAATTCACTCGTTTCTTTAATATACCAGCCCCCACGCTTAATAGGGGGCGATAAATCAAGCGTCACCCAAATAGCTACGGGGATATCTTGGTCAATATATGACAAGATTTCCTCGCGCGTACTTCCGCCTACATTTTCCGCTTTCAATCCTTTTCCTTTTTCAGCAATAATACTATTAGCCGCTTCGACAATTGGATTGGCAAAAACATACCACCCATCGTCCGAATCCCGGGGATTCCCGGCATAGGCGTGATAGGGGTTGGGACCTATTTTCACACTATTATGGTAGCCAAGTGATTCTTGTGGTAAGTAATCATCCGCCATTGTTGTTTTTGAAACTTCTATTCCATGATAGTTTAGAAGGGCCGTCAGCGCAGTGATTTCACATCCGTTCGGAAGCTCGGGCTTTTGGAAGACAGTGGGTACATTTAAATGACTTGCTTTCCGTTCAACATAAATCTCTATCGGGAATGAAACAGATGTCGTTTCATGTATGTAGGTTGTTTCCTCCTCAAAAGACGGTGAGTTCGCATCGGGAAAGAGCACCTTTATCTGATATTCTTTACCGTCTATCAGTCCCTTTACTTTCATTTGTCCTGATTCACCAGACTTTGCTGATGCAACAAGAGAATCATTGCTTTTGTCCAGTACGTGAATCATGTAATCTGCTAAAGGTTGGCCGTTTCGAGCATTTGTTACTATAAAAATCCGTGAAGATTCTGCTGTTTGCGACTGCTTCCACATAAAAGTTTCAAGGAAGAAATTATCACTTGAAGCATTTACATGTTTGGAAAAGTAATCGATAGCAAAAAAGGAAATCGAAAATAAACATATGAAACGAAGGAATTTATGGGATGTTTTCAAAATAGCACCTCCGTCAATAAACCAATTTCAATTAATTCTTTATGGTGAATTGTACAGCGTCACTTTCCTTTACCATGAAGGGCAGGTAAAGTGAAACTGGCTGGTTAACATCCAAATTATTACATATCATTGTCTTGGTGATCATGCTCCTGCTTTTCAACTGTAAACTTCTCTATGGTATGAAAACTGTTTTTTTTAAGTGAAGCTTTCTTTTGAACTTATATCCAAAAGATTTGGCAGTAGCTGATTCGGTAGAAGTTAAGATCTCATTTTTCATTGGAAATGTTGTAACAAAGAGAACTTGAAATTAAGACATAGTTAAATGCCTATTAATCTACTCGAAATTTTTGATTAGCCAATCCCTAATAGTATCGGCATTTTTTCCGATAAAGTTAAGAAATATTTTAAAAGTAAATGGTTAATAAATGAAGTGAAATTTGGTTTCTTTAAATAAAGCATATGGCAAAGGGAATAGGTGTTGGTATGTTAATTTGGAAGTTCATTAAGAAAAGCAGCGATATTTCATTCAGCTATACTGGAGATGAGCTCTCCTATTTACAGACGTTCATCCAAGGCTGTATGTATGATCTTACCGATTTAGTCACGGCTAAAACAGTCTTTTATGCCCTTTCTTATATCAAAGTCCAAAAAGTATACGTACACCCTGATATGATAAGTAATGTTACAGTATGGAAGTTCACAAATGAGGCTGACGAATTAATCAACCATTTTGCAACTGCGCTTCAATTCGATATTTCGACAGGCGATTTGGAAAGGATGCTGTTTTCGTATCCGATTGCTGCAATGGACATTATCTATATGGTCTAGCCGAATAAATCGATCGAAAATGGACATCTACCAGACGGCGGATGTCCATGTCTACGAATTCGTATTTAAACAATATTTACAGAGAAGACTGAGCGAAGCCGCTTTTTCAAGGGCTTTAGGTCAGTCATGATGATCTTGCAATAAGCCACGAGTTTACCGTTGATCGCTGTATCCGGAACTGCCTGGCATTATTTGTGATAATCCCTTATTCAAGTTGTAAACAACCGTTTCACAGTTATCGCAAGAAAGGTCGTCGATTTGTTATACACGATCATCACCTTAATAACAGCTTACCGGGAAGACGTCTATCTTTCGTCAGTCGAGATAATGTGCCGGTTTTTTAATTGTCATACGCCGGAAAATAATAAGACCTACCGCTACTGCGATAATAACTACCGAAATCACTTGAGCCGCACGCAATCCGCCAAACAGTTCAAGAATCAAGCTGTCTGTCCGCATTCCTTCAATAAAGAAGCGGCCGAACGAATACCAGATCAAATAGAAAAAGAAGATTTCTCCTCTTACAAGATTCACACGGCGCAGCAGAAGCAGAAGGATGACGCCAAGGAAATTCCATATGGATTCATAGAGAAAAGTCGGATGATAGTATGACCCCTCTATGTACATCTGATTGATGATCCAGTCAGGCAGCAATAAGCTCTCTAAGAAATTCCGCGTCACTTCACCGCCGTGTGCTTCCTGGTTAATGAAATTTCCCCAGCGGCCGATTGCCTGACCAAGGAGAAGACTTGGGGCCAGTATATCCGCCACTTTCAGGAACGATGCATTCCGTTTCCGTGTGAACAGGTAAGCAACGATAATCGCCGTAATAATGGCGCCATGAATGGCAAGACCGCCCTCCCACACCTGAAAAATCTGGGAAGGGTTGGCGCTGTAGTACTCCCACTTAAAGACGACATAGTAAAGGCGGGCACCTATAATGGAGAGCGGAACCGCCCATAACAGCATGTCGGTCAGGAAGTCCGGGTCAAACCCCCGTCTGACCATTTCCCGCTGTCCGAGAAGATAGGCCAAGATAATCCCCGTCACAATGATGACACCATACCAGCGGACATCAATCGGACCAAGTGAGATGGCAATCGGATCGATTGCGGCAACAACAAAATTCACGTAAAATTCCTCCTTCAATAATTACAGGGGTTATTAGAAACACGCTATCAAAAACTGATTAGAAAAAACCCTCAGTTTTGATCGGTGATTCACCACTACTTCATAACAATAATTGTATTTCAGCTGGGGACCACCGAAAGTGTTACTTTCATGCTTAGCAATCTCTCTGAATCGAACTATACTGCAGAAGTATGTAGATTTGATGAATATCAGTGATAGATTACCCGTAAAAATGAATTATTTAAAGAGAGCAGTAGGATTCCAAGGTTCCAATAACTTCTTCTTTAGTGCTCGCTTTAAAAAAAGGAAATGACCGTTTCTATTTTGTAAGATAACAAGCGAAAATCAACTCTTGATGATACCTCATCAACTGGAGATTACTGTTTTTCATTATGAAAAGTAAACGATATACAATTTTTGTAACTAGGTGGTACTTTTAACTCTCGACAATTTATTAGTTGAAAAATCTTTTCAAAAAATCAGCAATCTTCACCAAAAGTTCACAAACATCGGGAATAGAGTAACCAATGGGCAAAAGGGGGATTCGAGAACTTGGAATCAAAAGAGGTGCGGGCACAGAAAGTTGAATGACTGAAAAACTACTGTTAAGAGCAATTGAACGAAAAGCAGCACAAAGGGAATGAAATGTCTTCCACTCCTGCTTTTTAGTCAATAAATAGGACGATTCGCTTATCAAAACAGAAAACACGTTTCAGTCCGAGTAATCCTAGTGATTACGAACGGCTACTGAAAGCGTGTGAAAAACTGAATGATTAGCGTGGATGTTAGACTTTGGTTAAGGTTGGACGAGTATCAAACAGTAATGGAGGTGAGTATCAATGAAAAGGACACGGCGAATGACGACAGGCGGAAAGGCGATGTATATATTGTCAATTCTCCTTGTGTTCATTGGAGTAGCGTTTGCTGGTTATAATACCTTTGCATTTGCTAAAGGTTACTTAGCAGGAGAAAAGACTGATATCGAAGTCGATCTGCAAGTCCAGCAAGCCCGGGTTGACAACGAACCTGAATCGGAAGTTTCTCAAATCATTCCCACAATTCGAAGTGAAGTTGATTTGGATCCGCTTTATAAAACCTATCCGGAAGAAAGAGAAGAGTTCGGCGAACTGCTGATCCCTAAACTCGATATAGTTTATCCAGTAATCGCAGGATCTGACCCGGAAGAACTTGCGGAGGGAGTCGGCCATTATGCTACAAGTATGCTGCCGGGAATGAAGGGGAACAGCGTGCTGGCGGGCCACCGAGATACAGTGTTCCGTGAACTTGGAGATGTTGGGGAAGGAGATTACTTGATCGTCAAAACGGCAGCAGGTGAATTCACCTATCAAGTCAGCGAAGTGAGAATTGTGGATGATATGGATAAAACGGTCATTGTCCCGACGGAAGAAGCACGACTTACACTCATCACTTGCTACCCGTTTGGTTTTGTTGGAGATGCTCCGGAACGGTATGTCCTAATTGCTGAACTTATCCATTCAGTTAAAGCTGAAAATAGGGAAGCTCTATAAAAATGCTGAAAGCGGAGTAATAGCTTCTACAGGTTGATAACAGCAAGTTATTATAATGGAACTGGATGACAGGGTAGTTTGAAGACAGGCCTAAACTGTCAAAGAGACTCTCGAGAACCGAATGCTTTAAAACAGAGCTAAAGTAAACAAATTACGGAAAATAAGTGAATCTTCACAGATTCCTCAATTTTATTGTCTATACTACGATTATACGTATGAAAGGGGGGAGAACATGAAGCTGAAAAAAGCACCGCTAATCTTTTCATTTGCTTTGTCTGCTTTACTCGTAACAGGTACAACCGGTTTTGCTAGTGGAGGGTCTGGTATGATGAATGCAAATGACAATGGCATGATGAATATGATGGGAAGCGAAGGCATGTCTGGCATGATGGAAAGTGAAGGAATGTCTGGCATGATGCAGATGATGAATTCACCTGAAGGACAGGAAATGATGAACGCTTGTGGAGATTTCATGGCATCAGTTGCTGATGAAAAAGAAGTGGAATAGGAAGGCACCAAATCATCCCTGTTGGGTGAGGTATTTTAGTTAAGATGAAGACTGCAGATTAAGCCCTGAAATTTCAGGTGATCTGCGGTCTTTTTTATAAAACAACCTCCTAATATCTTAATTTTGTTAGAAGATTCATGTGATTTGGCAAGTCCAGTTCATAAGGGCGGCAAACCAATCAGAGAAGGGACTTGGGCAATTCTTTCAACTTCTCTCCGATACAACACGACTATGTTCAGAGACGAATGAGTTAGCTGAAGACAAATCTGTTGTACATGAAAAATAGCAAGCTTATAATTAATTTATACCATATAGGGGTATGCTGCGAGGGAGGGAAGACAAATGACTAAACAAAGTCAAGAAATAGGTGAAAGCCAACGGCGAATCACCTTGGGCATTACCGGGATGACCTGTGCCGCCTGCTCTAATCGGGTTGAAAAGAGCCTGGCAAAAGTGGATGGAGTCCAAAGTGCAGCGGTTAATCCTGCCAATGAGAGGGCAACCGTCGTGTTCGATGAGTCAAAAACCAATGTTGACGAGCTGATAAAGCGTGTGGAAAAAACGGGCTATGGCGTTACCGAAGAACGGATTGAACTTTCGCTCAGTGGTATGACGTGTGCTGCCTGTTCTACGCGAATTGAAAAAGTGCTCAACAAAACGGATGGAGTCATTCAGGCAAATGTAAACCTGGCCAGCGAAAAAGCGACTGTCAACTATATCAATGGAAAAACGGATGTCGATACACTGATCGGCAAAATTAAGAAGATTGGTTACGATGCAAAACCGGCAGTGAAGGAAAATGCAGAAGCAGAAAAGGCCGCGAAGGAACAACAGTATAAAAAACAGCGAAATGCCTTTATTGTCGGTGCGGTCATTTCAATTCCGTTCCTGATTGCTATGATAGGGGAATTCACCGGAAACCACGCACTGATGATGCCGGGGTGCCTCCAGTTCCTTCTGGCTACC
Above is a genomic segment from Planococcus lenghuensis containing:
- a CDS encoding sortase domain-containing protein; its protein translation is MLLIQCMQGLIRKNWRKESAITRKALAQKWITILCWKAIGIQYFVSEVGEGGYLIVKTAAGEFTYQVNKVRIGDDMDKTVIVPIEETRLILIACYPLNFIENAPKRYVLVAELINLAAYQTSEPLYLHCFCFNLV
- the lgt gene encoding prolipoprotein diacylglyceryl transferase, whose product is MNFVVAAIDPIAISLGPIDVRWYGVIIVTGIILAYLLGQREMVRRGFDPDFLTDMLLWAVPLSIIGARLYYVVFKWEYYSANPSQIFQVWEGGLAIHGAIITAIIVAYLFTRKRNASFLKVADILAPSLLLGQAIGRWGNFINQEAHGGEVTRNFLESLLLPDWIINQMYIEGSYYHPTFLYESIWNFLGVILLLLLRRVNLVRGEIFFFYLIWYSFGRFFIEGMRTDSLILELFGGLRAAQVISVVIIAVAVGLIIFRRMTIKKPAHYLD
- a CDS encoding C39 family peptidase, coding for MKTSHKFLRFICLFSISFFAIDYFSKHVNASSDNFFLETFMWKQSQTAESSRIFIVTNARNGQPLADYMIHVLDKSNDSLVASAKSGESGQMKVKGLIDGKEYQIKVLFPDANSPSFEEETTYIHETTSVSFPIEIYVERKASHLNVPTVFQKPELPNGCEITALTALLNYHGIEVSKTTMADDYLPQESLGYHNSVKIGPNPYHAYAGNPRDSDDGWYVFANPIVEAANSIIAEKGKGLKAENVGGSTREEILSYIDQDIPVAIWVTLDLSPPIKRGGWYIKETSEFHPSFINLHTVVLDGWEDGEVYVMDPLKGRLSHPEDVFFESYKALGSQAVIIK
- a CDS encoding class D sortase, whose product is MKRTRRMTTGGKAMYILSILLVFIGVAFAGYNTFAFAKGYLAGEKTDIEVDLQVQQARVDNEPESEVSQIIPTIRSEVDLDPLYKTYPEEREEFGELLIPKLDIVYPVIAGSDPEELAEGVGHYATSMLPGMKGNSVLAGHRDTVFRELGDVGEGDYLIVKTAAGEFTYQVSEVRIVDDMDKTVIVPTEEARLTLITCYPFGFVGDAPERYVLIAELIHSVKAENREAL